A single genomic interval of Streptomyces sp. 1222.5 harbors:
- a CDS encoding calcium-binding protein, which yields MDKRIAMSIAAALGVIGLVAPAAYADGGAGDTEILGVTVNNGSSVIIGTTYSKSFDVEIDAYDDSGLLSADTDLDGPGAGYASDETICETDYSCTHTFTFDPRVDLDNSQAGTWYVGSWVDAIDDDYRWDERIDSFRLKRASTLTTNASPEPVRKGSTLTVTGALKRASWDDYKYHGYTSQPVKLQFRKKGSSTYTTIKTVKTSSTGALKTTVTASADGYWRWSFAGTTTTSAKTSESDFVDVR from the coding sequence ATGGATAAGCGCATTGCCATGTCCATTGCCGCCGCGCTCGGAGTCATCGGCTTGGTGGCTCCGGCCGCCTACGCCGACGGCGGCGCCGGTGACACCGAGATCCTCGGTGTGACCGTCAACAACGGCTCCAGTGTGATCATCGGCACCACATACTCGAAGTCGTTCGATGTGGAGATCGACGCCTACGACGATTCGGGCCTGTTGTCCGCGGACACCGACCTGGACGGCCCCGGCGCCGGGTACGCCAGTGACGAGACCATTTGTGAAACCGACTACTCATGCACCCACACGTTCACCTTCGACCCCCGCGTCGACCTGGACAACAGCCAGGCCGGCACGTGGTACGTCGGGTCCTGGGTGGATGCCATCGATGACGACTACCGCTGGGACGAGCGCATCGACAGCTTCCGCCTCAAGCGCGCGAGCACACTGACGACGAACGCGTCGCCCGAGCCGGTGCGGAAGGGCAGCACTCTTACGGTCACAGGAGCGCTGAAGCGCGCGAGCTGGGACGACTACAAGTACCACGGCTACACCAGCCAGCCGGTCAAGCTGCAATTCCGCAAGAAGGGCAGCAGCACCTACACGACCATCAAGACAGTGAAGACCAGCAGCACGGGTGCGTTGAAGACAACGGTCACCGCTTCCGCTGACGGCTACTGGCGGTGGAGTTTCGCCGGCACCACGACCACGAGCGCCAAGACCTCGGAGAGCGACTTCGTCGACGTGCGGTAG
- a CDS encoding SpoIIE family protein phosphatase: MRREDESGSRAFQASASIVQAGFYSWEIATGEVSCDPLTLALHGMPESGPSDISSFLAAVHEADLADVRDGLGLIAKSCGNYQIEYRVTSDDGRHRSLEARGRVLPGADGLPARMVGVVMDTTAVHERHEAERRRLYERATRDRWMRELTAALAVAVTVKDIMAAAQAGLRVFGADALAVIALEGNRPTVVASCSDDERGENSLQVPDATARTLVWQSLDRGAPVLIGSADALTTAHPHLAPLAPSASQAWAALPVMDSRGGVSSCLVSFPEPQEFLPEERALLVAAVGLLAQSLERAGMYESEHALATELQHGMLPRGPLTVPGVTIAARYQPATSGMWIGGDWYDAISLPDGGVALVIGDVQGHSVHAASLMGRLRTAVHAYANEGHPPAAVLERTNCLLAELNTDPDTALFATCCYMALNPSDGTLRVCRAGHPAPALVTPRKPPRLLEVAGGLPLGIDREQRYPTTRLRIAPGSVLALTTDGLLEAVNKDIDQGTARFLEGLRGAATADLETVVDDLLAGTRKDHSPGDDVALLLARLHRRGHRG, encoded by the coding sequence GTGCGCCGGGAAGATGAGTCCGGTTCCCGCGCCTTCCAGGCCAGCGCGAGCATCGTGCAGGCGGGCTTCTACTCCTGGGAGATCGCCACAGGCGAGGTGAGTTGCGATCCCCTCACCCTCGCGCTGCACGGCATGCCCGAAAGCGGTCCGTCGGACATCTCGAGCTTCCTCGCCGCAGTGCACGAGGCGGATCTGGCCGACGTGCGCGACGGCTTGGGACTGATAGCGAAGTCCTGCGGCAACTACCAGATCGAGTACCGCGTCACCTCCGACGACGGCCGGCACCGGTCCCTGGAAGCCCGGGGCCGCGTCCTGCCCGGCGCCGACGGGCTGCCGGCCCGCATGGTCGGAGTGGTCATGGACACCACGGCCGTGCACGAACGCCACGAGGCGGAGAGGCGGCGGTTGTACGAGCGTGCGACCCGTGACCGGTGGATGCGGGAGCTGACCGCGGCTCTGGCCGTCGCGGTGACCGTCAAGGACATCATGGCCGCCGCACAGGCGGGATTGCGGGTCTTCGGGGCGGACGCATTGGCGGTGATCGCTCTGGAGGGGAACCGGCCGACCGTCGTCGCCTCGTGCTCCGACGACGAGCGGGGTGAGAACTCCCTGCAGGTCCCAGACGCCACGGCCCGCACCCTCGTGTGGCAGTCGCTCGACCGTGGGGCGCCCGTTCTCATCGGCTCTGCGGACGCGCTTACCACCGCTCATCCACACCTGGCACCCCTCGCGCCGTCGGCCTCGCAGGCATGGGCGGCACTGCCGGTCATGGACTCGCGCGGCGGCGTCAGTTCCTGCCTCGTCAGCTTCCCCGAGCCGCAGGAGTTCCTGCCCGAGGAGCGGGCCCTCCTGGTCGCCGCCGTGGGACTGCTCGCCCAGTCACTGGAGCGGGCCGGCATGTACGAGTCGGAACACGCTCTTGCCACCGAGCTCCAGCACGGCATGCTGCCGCGCGGGCCGCTCACGGTGCCGGGTGTGACCATCGCCGCCCGCTACCAGCCCGCCACCTCCGGCATGTGGATCGGTGGCGACTGGTACGACGCCATCAGTCTGCCCGACGGCGGCGTCGCTCTGGTCATAGGGGATGTACAGGGACACAGTGTTCACGCAGCGTCCCTCATGGGGCGGCTGCGTACCGCCGTACATGCCTACGCGAACGAAGGACACCCGCCCGCGGCCGTCCTGGAACGCACCAACTGCCTGCTGGCCGAGCTGAACACCGATCCGGACACGGCCCTTTTCGCCACGTGTTGTTACATGGCGCTCAACCCCTCCGATGGAACGCTCCGGGTGTGCCGGGCGGGTCATCCGGCACCGGCGCTGGTCACACCCCGCAAGCCACCGCGCCTCCTGGAGGTCGCGGGCGGGCTCCCTCTGGGAATCGACCGGGAGCAGCGGTACCCGACCACCCGCCTGCGCATCGCTCCGGGCAGCGTGCTCGCGCTGACCACAGACGGCCTGCTCGAAGCCGTGAACAAGGACATCGACCAGGGCACCGCGAGGTTCCTCGAAGGCTTGCGAGGCGCTGCCACGGCGGACCTGGAGACCGTTGTGGACGACCTCCTCGCCGGTACACGGAAGGATCACAGCCCGGGGGACGACGTCGCCCTGCTCCTGGCCCGGCTGCATCGGCGCGGCCACCGCGGCTGA
- a CDS encoding NIPSNAP family protein produces MSIVELRQYTLHPGARETLIELFEREFVTGQQAVGITVGGRFRDLDDPDRFVWLRAFPDMAHRRRALEAFYTGPVWREHRDTANATMIDSDDVLLLRGPGFTPEPGTSEVLATVCHPTDAADFDTYAARHLGPGHALHRTEHAENDFPRLPVRTGEDVRIWFGPAEPAPWPTQRLRLEPVKPWPRASPGVRPDHGREPGSAS; encoded by the coding sequence ATGAGCATCGTCGAACTCCGGCAGTACACCCTGCATCCCGGCGCCAGAGAGACGCTGATCGAGCTGTTCGAGCGCGAGTTCGTGACCGGTCAGCAGGCGGTCGGTATCACCGTCGGCGGCCGGTTCCGCGATCTGGACGACCCGGACCGCTTCGTCTGGCTGCGCGCGTTCCCCGACATGGCGCACCGCCGGCGCGCGCTGGAGGCGTTCTACACTGGCCCGGTCTGGCGGGAGCACCGCGACACCGCGAACGCCACCATGATCGACAGCGACGACGTCCTGCTGCTGCGCGGCCCGGGCTTCACGCCGGAGCCGGGGACGAGTGAGGTGCTCGCGACCGTCTGCCATCCGACCGACGCGGCCGACTTCGACACGTACGCCGCCCGGCACCTGGGCCCCGGGCATGCACTGCACCGCACCGAGCACGCCGAGAACGACTTTCCCCGCCTGCCCGTTCGCACCGGGGAGGATGTCCGGATCTGGTTCGGCCCGGCCGAACCGGCACCCTGGCCGACCCAGCGGCTGCGGCTGGAGCCCGTGAAGCCTTGGCCTCGGGCTTCACCTGGAGTCCGTCCCGATCATGGGCGTGAACCCGGAAGTGCCTCCTGA
- a CDS encoding YafY family protein — translation MRASRLVTLLLLLQNRGRMTARQLADELEVSVRTVYRDVEALGAAGIPLYGAAGHAGGYRLVDGYRTRLTGLTVDEARAAFLAALPGAAAELGLGEALVSARLKLRAALPAELREHTEQIQERFLLDAPGWYGDVDQVPHLAVVAAAVWARRAVVLRYRRWRAPEEIERRVEPYGLVLKAGRWYLVAGGPSGIRTYRVDQILEIRSLEEEFVVPDGFDLAGYWNLYLADFRARLHTADALVRLTPEGARRLGVTPTGDGWTEVRVPIESIDHAHRAFLRLGADVEVLAPAELRSRIAETARTLAARYEA, via the coding sequence ATGCGTGCGAGCCGGCTGGTCACCCTGCTTCTGCTGCTCCAGAACCGGGGCCGGATGACGGCCCGGCAGCTAGCCGACGAACTGGAGGTCTCCGTCCGGACGGTCTACCGGGACGTCGAGGCGCTCGGTGCCGCCGGTATCCCGCTGTATGGCGCCGCCGGCCACGCCGGCGGCTACCGGCTGGTCGACGGCTACCGGACCCGGCTCACCGGACTGACCGTGGACGAGGCGCGGGCCGCGTTCCTCGCCGCACTCCCCGGCGCCGCCGCCGAACTCGGCCTCGGCGAGGCGCTCGTTTCCGCCCGGCTCAAGCTGCGGGCCGCCCTTCCGGCGGAGCTGCGCGAGCACACCGAGCAGATCCAGGAACGCTTCCTGCTCGACGCCCCCGGCTGGTACGGCGACGTCGACCAAGTGCCTCACCTGGCCGTGGTCGCCGCCGCGGTGTGGGCGCGGCGGGCGGTGGTACTGCGGTACCGGCGCTGGCGGGCGCCGGAGGAGATCGAGCGACGGGTGGAGCCGTACGGGCTCGTCCTCAAGGCCGGCCGCTGGTACCTGGTCGCCGGTGGGCCGTCGGGGATCCGCACCTACCGAGTCGACCAGATCCTCGAAATCCGGTCGCTGGAAGAAGAGTTCGTCGTCCCGGACGGGTTCGACTTGGCCGGATACTGGAACCTCTATCTGGCCGACTTCCGAGCGCGACTGCACACCGCGGACGCCCTGGTGCGGCTCACCCCGGAGGGCGCCCGCCGCCTCGGCGTGACACCCACGGGTGACGGATGGACGGAGGTCCGCGTACCCATCGAGTCGATCGACCACGCCCACCGAGCCTTCCTGCGGCTGGGCGCCGATGTCGAGGTCCTGGCACCGGCCGAACTACGCAGCCGCATCGCCGAGACGGCACGAACCCTAGCTGCCCGCTACGAAGCGTGA
- a CDS encoding polysaccharide deacetylase family protein — protein sequence MARHGGGRGWYGRVAAAAVGVTAVAAATSVWTAQAGQTGGGSGTNAGARPAASKPAAVSPVIAHSSDKGAHAVNITIDDGPDPQWTPQVLQLLRDNGVKATFCMVGTQAEAHPDLVKKVVAAGHRLCDHTVSHDTTMDTKSQAYQKQQILKAEQQITKASGGVRPMYYRAPGGAFTPYSRHLAAERGMRPLGWNVDSKDFERPGTDAIVTTVKTELTNGPTILFHDAGGDRSQTVAALRTLLSWLKQQGYSFGFPVR from the coding sequence ATGGCGCGGCATGGTGGCGGGCGGGGATGGTACGGCCGGGTGGCCGCGGCGGCGGTCGGGGTCACCGCGGTGGCCGCCGCCACCTCGGTGTGGACCGCGCAGGCCGGGCAGACGGGCGGCGGGTCGGGAACGAACGCGGGGGCGCGGCCCGCCGCGTCGAAGCCGGCGGCGGTCTCCCCCGTCATCGCCCACTCCTCGGACAAGGGCGCGCACGCGGTCAACATCACCATCGACGACGGCCCGGACCCGCAGTGGACGCCGCAGGTGCTCCAACTGCTGCGCGACAACGGTGTGAAGGCCACGTTCTGCATGGTCGGCACCCAGGCCGAGGCCCACCCGGACCTGGTCAAGAAAGTGGTCGCGGCCGGGCACCGGCTGTGCGACCACACGGTGTCGCACGACACCACGATGGACACCAAGTCCCAGGCCTACCAGAAGCAGCAGATCCTGAAGGCCGAGCAGCAGATCACCAAGGCGTCCGGTGGTGTGCGGCCGATGTACTACCGCGCGCCCGGAGGTGCCTTCACCCCGTACAGCCGGCACCTCGCGGCCGAGCGCGGGATGCGGCCGCTGGGCTGGAACGTGGACTCCAAGGACTTCGAGCGGCCGGGCACCGACGCCATCGTCACCACCGTCAAGACCGAACTGACCAACGGGCCGACGATCCTCTTCCACGACGCGGGCGGCGACCGCTCACAGACCGTGGCCGCCCTGCGCACCCTGCTTTCCTGGCTGAAGCAGCAGGGGTACTCCTTCGGCTTCCCCGTGCGCTGA
- a CDS encoding GNAT family N-acetyltransferase, which translates to MSSSASPTSRPITIRRAVARDAKRLTRLVRGSGAYEGKYAAAVEGYRVGPDYIEAHRVFVAVGADAQGGQVLGFYSLVLAPPELDLLFVADEAQGRGIGRLLVAHMQSEARAAGLERVLVVSHVPAENFYHRVGALRIGTALANPPAVPWDRPEFEFRIPSE; encoded by the coding sequence ATGAGTTCATCGGCTTCCCCGACCAGTCGGCCGATCACGATACGGAGGGCCGTCGCGCGAGATGCCAAACGGCTCACACGGCTCGTGCGTGGCTCAGGCGCCTACGAGGGCAAGTACGCAGCCGCAGTCGAGGGCTACCGGGTGGGCCCTGATTACATCGAGGCCCACCGCGTCTTCGTAGCCGTCGGCGCCGACGCGCAGGGAGGCCAGGTCCTCGGGTTCTACTCGCTTGTCCTCGCCCCGCCGGAGCTCGACCTGCTGTTCGTCGCCGACGAAGCGCAAGGACGGGGGATCGGGCGACTGCTCGTCGCGCACATGCAGTCCGAGGCCCGTGCCGCCGGGCTCGAACGCGTCCTGGTCGTGTCGCACGTTCCCGCCGAGAACTTCTACCACCGCGTCGGCGCGCTGCGGATCGGGACCGCGCTCGCGAACCCGCCCGCCGTACCGTGGGACCGGCCCGAATTCGAGTTCCGCATCCCTTCGGAATGA
- a CDS encoding phosphotransferase: MRQPHSMILDRGAYPDAVTPWERETWRASALGWVEDGLAAHGLRGTGGLRVRLRPWSVLVRVPVEGRSVVWFKASPPAAAFEGPLTAALARWVPEDVLKPLAVDAGRGWTLLPDGGELFRDLLAREPVAPRVWESLLGRYARMQHALLPYAREIERLGVPAARTRDLSEVFGRLLDGASALSPDERARLDALRPRVAEWSAELAALGIGDTLDHADLHDGQLFCPAPGRFTFFDWGDATVSHPFCSLRIPAERAVDRYGPGVLPRLVDAYLEPWTGAGRTAADLRHAVGTAWRLSALGRAASWGRMFPDPSGVAPGAGQSARWLLELLNNPPHTVS, from the coding sequence ATGCGGCAACCACACTCGATGATCCTGGACCGTGGCGCGTACCCGGACGCGGTGACTCCCTGGGAGCGGGAGACCTGGCGCGCCTCCGCCCTCGGCTGGGTGGAGGACGGACTCGCGGCGCACGGTCTGCGCGGGACCGGCGGGCTTCGGGTGCGGCTGCGGCCGTGGTCCGTGCTGGTGCGGGTGCCCGTGGAGGGGCGGAGCGTGGTCTGGTTCAAGGCGAGTCCGCCGGCCGCCGCGTTCGAGGGCCCGCTGACCGCCGCGCTGGCCCGCTGGGTGCCCGAGGACGTGCTGAAGCCGCTGGCCGTCGACGCCGGGCGCGGCTGGACACTGCTGCCCGACGGGGGCGAACTGTTCCGCGACCTGCTCGCCCGGGAACCCGTGGCCCCGCGGGTCTGGGAGAGCCTGCTCGGCCGGTACGCGCGCATGCAGCACGCCCTGCTGCCCTACGCGCGGGAGATCGAGCGGCTGGGCGTACCGGCCGCCCGGACACGCGACCTTTCCGAGGTGTTCGGCAGGCTGCTCGACGGTGCCTCCGCGCTGAGCCCGGACGAACGCGCGCGGCTCGACGCGCTCCGGCCGCGTGTCGCCGAGTGGTCCGCCGAACTCGCCGCCCTCGGCATAGGGGACACACTCGACCACGCCGACCTGCACGACGGCCAGCTGTTCTGCCCGGCGCCGGGCCGGTTCACCTTCTTCGACTGGGGCGACGCGACCGTGTCCCACCCGTTCTGCAGTCTGCGGATACCGGCCGAGCGAGCGGTCGACCGGTACGGGCCGGGGGTGCTGCCCCGGCTGGTCGACGCCTATCTGGAGCCCTGGACCGGCGCCGGCCGCACGGCGGCCGACCTCCGCCACGCGGTCGGGACCGCCTGGCGCCTGAGCGCGCTGGGCCGCGCCGCGTCCTGGGGCCGTATGTTCCCCGATCCCTCCGGCGTGGCTCCCGGAGCCGGACAGAGCGCGCGGTGGCTGCTCGAACTCCTCAACAATCCTCCGCACACCGTGTCATGA
- a CDS encoding SDR family oxidoreductase, translating into MTDPRADRPNPVTRHARPDFPSQDQPHPGWTGPMDPPPDHGEESYRGAGRLDGLKTVITGGDSGIGRAVALAFAREGADVLFTHLPEEEDEARETSRLVEDAGRKAVAVACDIREEDNCRALIDRAVAEFGRIDVLVNNAAYQMSQPAGIEAITTEQFDRVLRTNLYGMFWLTKFALPHMPSGACVINSASVQAYKPSPHLLDYAMTKGAIVTFTQGLAEMAAERGIRVNAVAPGPVWTPLIPSTLPDTREFGKRSPLGRPAQPAELAPAYVYLASAQAGYVTAEIVNVTGGTPLP; encoded by the coding sequence GTGACAGACCCGCGCGCCGACCGGCCGAACCCGGTCACCCGGCACGCCCGCCCGGACTTCCCCTCCCAGGACCAGCCGCATCCGGGCTGGACCGGTCCGATGGACCCACCGCCCGACCACGGCGAGGAGTCCTACCGCGGTGCCGGCCGTCTCGACGGCCTCAAGACCGTGATCACGGGTGGGGACTCCGGCATCGGCCGGGCGGTGGCGCTCGCCTTCGCCCGGGAGGGCGCCGACGTGCTGTTCACCCATCTCCCGGAAGAGGAGGACGAGGCCCGCGAGACGTCCCGGCTGGTCGAGGACGCCGGCCGCAAGGCGGTCGCCGTGGCCTGCGACATCCGCGAGGAGGACAACTGCCGCGCTCTGATCGACCGGGCGGTGGCCGAGTTCGGCCGCATCGACGTCCTCGTCAACAACGCCGCCTACCAGATGTCCCAGCCGGCCGGCATCGAGGCCATCACCACCGAGCAGTTCGACCGGGTACTGCGGACGAACCTCTACGGCATGTTCTGGCTGACCAAGTTCGCCCTGCCGCACATGCCTTCCGGCGCCTGTGTCATCAACTCCGCGTCCGTGCAGGCGTACAAGCCGAGCCCGCACCTGCTGGACTACGCGATGACGAAGGGTGCCATCGTCACCTTCACCCAGGGGCTGGCGGAGATGGCCGCCGAACGCGGCATCCGGGTCAACGCGGTCGCACCCGGGCCGGTGTGGACGCCGCTCATCCCGTCGACCCTGCCGGACACCCGGGAGTTCGGCAAGCGGAGTCCGCTCGGCCGGCCGGCGCAGCCCGCGGAACTGGCCCCGGCCTACGTCTACCTGGCCTCTGCGCAGGCCGGCTACGTCACCGCGGAGATCGTCAATGTGACGGGTGGCACGCCACTGCCCTGA
- a CDS encoding DUF6083 domain-containing protein yields MGETDSIVPFSVPGPDGVRVPAVGTPRPWEAADRAQAARDGATGPEPPGPPVCPECGLVGERRATYTGQHVLLQPGRPVPAHLVPGGHRWHVDGNGVAWNGGLDEPLPGATCRIPHRLACPGVSLDEIRPWSRLAEVREHNALSARRKADEEAVRRTRFPDAG; encoded by the coding sequence ATGGGCGAGACCGACAGCATCGTCCCGTTTTCCGTACCGGGACCGGACGGAGTCCGCGTGCCGGCCGTCGGCACCCCACGGCCGTGGGAGGCCGCCGACCGTGCCCAGGCGGCTCGCGACGGCGCCACCGGACCGGAACCGCCCGGCCCCCCGGTCTGCCCCGAATGCGGGCTCGTGGGGGAGCGCCGCGCCACCTACACCGGGCAGCACGTCCTCCTCCAACCCGGCCGGCCCGTGCCTGCCCACCTCGTGCCGGGCGGGCACCGCTGGCATGTCGACGGCAACGGCGTCGCGTGGAACGGCGGCCTGGACGAACCGCTCCCCGGGGCGACGTGCCGGATTCCGCACCGGCTCGCCTGCCCGGGAGTCTCCCTGGACGAGATCCGGCCCTGGAGCCGGCTCGCCGAGGTGCGGGAACACAACGCCCTGTCGGCACGGCGGAAGGCCGACGAGGAGGCCGTACGGCGGACACGGTTTCCGGACGCCGGGTGA
- the nrfD gene encoding NrfD/PsrC family molybdoenzyme membrane anchor subunit has translation MSGDGALRHGLPDGHRPGRDDDGSRERSMVPKAKFRSYYGRPVLKPPVWEWKIPAYLFTGGLSAGAALLAAGADLTERPELRRAGRVGGFAALLASMYLLVADLGRPERFHHMLRVAKPSSPMSVGTWVLVAYGPGSALAATAELLPAGVRATLPGRLLGLTARPAGLSAALLAPGVASYTAALLSQTAVPAWHEAHKELPFVFTGSAAASGAGLGMLLAPVAEAGPARRLGVVGAAAEIAASRLVDRRPGLVTQAYTTGRPHRLRKASEYLTLGGALAAMTLARRSRTAAAAGGLALLAGSVLQRFGTFEAGVVSTKDPAYVVEPQRERLRAHDEDADGAGPGPS, from the coding sequence ATGAGCGGGGACGGGGCGCTCCGGCACGGGCTGCCGGACGGCCACCGGCCCGGCCGCGACGACGACGGCAGCCGCGAGCGGTCGATGGTGCCGAAGGCGAAGTTCCGCTCCTACTACGGCCGTCCGGTCCTCAAGCCGCCCGTGTGGGAGTGGAAGATCCCCGCCTACCTCTTCACCGGCGGGCTGTCCGCCGGAGCCGCCCTGCTCGCGGCCGGCGCGGACCTGACCGAGCGCCCTGAACTGCGCCGGGCAGGCCGGGTCGGCGGTTTCGCCGCCCTGTTGGCGAGCATGTACCTGCTCGTCGCGGACCTCGGCCGGCCCGAGCGCTTCCATCACATGCTGCGGGTCGCCAAGCCGAGTTCGCCGATGTCCGTCGGCACCTGGGTCCTCGTCGCGTACGGCCCGGGCAGCGCGCTGGCGGCGACGGCGGAGTTGCTGCCGGCCGGTGTCCGGGCCACGCTGCCCGGACGGCTGCTGGGCCTGACGGCACGTCCGGCGGGACTGTCGGCGGCCCTGCTGGCGCCCGGGGTCGCCTCGTACACGGCGGCACTGCTGTCCCAGACGGCGGTCCCCGCGTGGCACGAGGCGCACAAGGAGCTGCCGTTCGTCTTCACCGGTTCCGCCGCGGCCAGTGGGGCCGGGCTGGGCATGCTGCTGGCCCCGGTCGCGGAGGCCGGTCCGGCGCGGCGGCTCGGCGTCGTGGGCGCGGCGGCCGAGATCGCCGCCTCCCGCCTCGTCGACCGGCGTCCCGGGCTGGTGACGCAGGCCTACACGACCGGCCGCCCGCATCGCCTCCGCAAGGCGTCCGAGTACCTGACGCTGGGCGGCGCCCTGGCGGCGATGACCCTCGCCCGGCGCAGTCGCACGGCTGCCGCGGCGGGCGGGCTGGCCCTGCTGGCGGGGAGTGTGCTCCAGCGGTTCGGCACCTTCGAGGCGGGGGTGGTGTCCACCAAGGACCCCGCGTACGTGGTCGAACCTCAGCGCGAGCGGCTGCGGGCCCACGACGAGGACGCGGACGGGGCAGGTCCCGGCCCCTCGTGA
- a CDS encoding 4Fe-4S dicluster domain-containing protein yields MTPDNSFYGPLEDPAENAGHVDHPPRMGFFTDTSVCIGCKACEVACKEWNDVPEDGIDLLGMSFDNTGMLGASSWRHVAFVEQQRPLGRQDAGLADLPVGPSGTEDTEEVVADALEFARRGGADLGTAPVDLGFPSFELPGAGTGAEARTEFRWLMSSDVCKHCTHAGCLDVCPTGALFRTEFGTVVVQPDICNGCGYCVSGCPYGVIDRRPDDGRAWKCTMCYDRLKDGLEPACAKACPTDSIQFGPLDELRERADRRVAALHEAGVPEARLYGRDPEDGVGGDGAFFLLLDEPEVYGFPPDPVVPTRDLVSIWKHVGVAASALLAASAAVFVRGPRR; encoded by the coding sequence ATGACCCCGGACAACAGTTTCTACGGTCCGCTGGAGGACCCCGCCGAGAACGCCGGACACGTCGACCACCCGCCGCGAATGGGCTTCTTCACCGACACCTCCGTGTGCATCGGCTGCAAGGCGTGCGAGGTGGCGTGCAAGGAGTGGAACGACGTCCCCGAGGACGGCATCGACCTGCTGGGCATGTCCTTCGACAACACCGGAATGCTGGGCGCGAGTTCATGGCGGCACGTGGCGTTCGTCGAGCAGCAGCGCCCGCTGGGCCGCCAGGACGCGGGCCTCGCCGACCTGCCCGTGGGCCCGTCCGGCACGGAAGACACGGAGGAGGTGGTCGCGGACGCCCTGGAGTTCGCCAGGCGCGGCGGCGCGGACCTCGGCACGGCCCCGGTGGACCTGGGCTTCCCCTCCTTCGAACTGCCCGGCGCGGGCACGGGAGCGGAGGCGCGCACGGAGTTCCGCTGGCTGATGTCCTCGGACGTGTGCAAGCACTGCACACACGCGGGCTGCCTCGACGTGTGCCCCACCGGGGCGCTGTTCCGCACCGAGTTCGGCACCGTGGTGGTGCAGCCCGACATCTGCAACGGCTGCGGCTACTGCGTGTCCGGCTGCCCCTACGGCGTCATCGACCGGCGGCCGGACGACGGACGGGCCTGGAAGTGCACCATGTGCTACGACCGGCTGAAGGACGGCCTGGAACCGGCGTGCGCCAAGGCCTGCCCGACGGACTCCATCCAGTTCGGCCCGCTGGACGAACTGCGTGAGCGGGCCGACCGGCGGGTGGCGGCCCTGCACGAGGCGGGCGTGCCCGAGGCCCGGCTCTACGGCCGCGACCCCGAGGACGGGGTGGGCGGCGACGGCGCCTTCTTCCTGCTCCTCGACGAACCCGAGGTATACGGCTTCCCACCCGATCCGGTGGTGCCGACCCGCGACCTCGTGTCGATCTGGAAGCACGTGGGCGTGGCCGCGTCGGCGCTGCTGGCCGCCTCCGCGGCCGTCTTCGTCCGCGGGCCGCGGCGATGA